One window of the Saccopteryx bilineata isolate mSacBil1 chromosome 2, mSacBil1_pri_phased_curated, whole genome shotgun sequence genome contains the following:
- the SCN3B gene encoding sodium channel regulatory subunit beta-3, with amino-acid sequence MPAFNRLFPLVSFVLIFWVSVCVPVCVEVPSETEAVQGNPMKLRCISCMKREEVEATTVVEWFYRPEGGKDFLIYEYRNGHQEVESPFQGRLQWNGSKDLQDVSITVLNVTLNDSGLYTCNVSREFEFEAHRPFVKTTRLIPLRVTEEAGEDFTSVVSEIMMYILLVFLTLWLLIEMIYCYRKVSKAEEAAQENASDYLAIPSENKENSVVPVEE; translated from the exons ATGCCTGCCTTCAACAGATTGTTTCCCCTGGTTTCCTTCGTGCTCATCTTCTGGG TCAGTGTCTGCGTCCCTGTGTGTGTGGAAGTGCCCTCGGAGACGGAGGCCGTGCAGGGCAACCCCATGAAGCTGCGCTGCATCTCCTGCAtgaagagggaggaggtggaggccaCCACGGTGGTGGAGTGGTTCTACAGGCCCGAGGGCGGTAAAGATTTCCTC ATCTATGAGTATCGGAACGGCCACCAGGAGGTCGAGAGCCCCTTCCAGGGACGCCTGCAGTGGAACGGGAGCAAGGACTTGCAGGATGTGTCCATCACTGTGCTAAATGTCACCCTGAATGACTCTGGTCTCTATACCTGCAATGTGTCCCGGGAGTTTGAGTTTGAAGCACACCGCCCCTTTGTGAAGACCACACGGCTAATCCCCCTCCGAGTCACCGAAGAGG CTGGAGAGGACTTCACTTCTGTCGTCTCAGAGATCATGATGTACATCCTCCTGGTCTTCCTCACACTGTGGCTGCTCATTGAGATGATATATTGCTACAGGAAGGTCTCAAAGGCTGAAGAGGCAGCCCAAGAAAATGC GTCTGACTACCTTGCCATCCCATCAGAAAACAAAGAGAACTCGGTGGTGCCAGTAGAGGAATAG